CAAGTCAATTCCAAATAATAggattaatttaaaaatctttttatttagttattgaTCATTACACTAACAGAATAATAATGAAAGACAATATACCGTTTTTTATGTtctcattaaaaaaacaatacagCCTTCGGACATCTGGGTCAACGCCAACGATGTAATAGGAAAAAGATTTGACAATCTACTAATGACTAATCAAACATCTAAAAATAGCGATGCATATAATGTTTTACTCCACTCTCACATCTAATAATAAGAACCTGTAGCATTCACTGCTAATCTTTCTCTTTCACAGACTTAAATCAACAactaaaacaaaacagaaaaataacgaaagaagaggaagcagaagaagaagagtgaatTAACAAAACTAAACACCATTACACTGTGATGAGGATCTTTCAACCGACCCTATTATCGTTCGCCGCGACCATCATCTTATTTTACATATCGCCCGTCGCAACCGCTTCTTATAGTGGGTCCCGGCAACTTCTTTACGTCCGAGACGACCCAATAACGATACCTCCATACTTCGTCTTCGAAAACGTACGGCTCGAGAGAGCTTACGTGGCGTTACAAGCGTGGAAGCGGACCATGATCTCTGACCCGTGGAATCTAACGTTAAACTGGTTCGGACCCCGTGTGTGCGACTACAACGGAGTGGTATGCTCTGAATCCCTCGACGACCCTTCCATCAACAAAACTGTCTCCGGCGTCGATCTGAACCATGGAGATATCGCCGGTCATCTTCCGGAAGAGCTTGGTCTCCTCACAGACATTGCTCTGTTTCACGTCAACTCGAACCGGTTCTGTGGGACCCTCCCACTCGGGTTTTCGCAGCTGAGTCTCCTTTTCGAGCTTGATCTCAGCAATAACCGGTTCGCTGGTAAATTCCCGGAATTGGTTATCGGTTTACCGAAACTAAAGTACCTTGATCTCCGGTACAACGAATTTGAAGGGGGATTACCAGAATCTCTATTCGAAAAAGACCTTGACGCTTTGTTTCTGAATAGTAACCGGTTCACTAGTAAAATCCCGGTTAACATGGGGAGTTCCCCGGTATCGGTTCTAGTTTTGGCGTCAAACCGGTTTGACGGATGTATACCGACGAGTTTCAGCAAGATGGGTAAGACTCTGAACGAGATCATCCTGATGGATAACGGTTTACAGTCATGTCTACCCAATGACATGGGGCTGCTTCAAAACGTCACCGTATTGGATATTAGTTACAACTCTCTTGTCGGAGAGTTGCCGGAGTCAATGGGTCAGATGGAGAGTCTAGAGGTGTTAAACGTAGAGCGTAACATGTTCTCCGGTGTAATACCGGAGGAGATCTGTTTGCTTAAGAATCTTAGAGAATTCATATACGGGTCTAACTACTTCACTGGAGAACCACCAACGTGTCGTTATCTAGAGACTTATAATAGCACGATGAACTGTCTCAAGGATGTGAAAGTGCAGAGGTCGACGACCGAGTGTAAGGTGTTTTTGTCGAAGCCTGTGGATTGTGACTCCTACAAGTGTAGTCCTGTCACTTCTTCGTGTGTTTGTCCAGGCCATCTTTCTCCTCCTCCACCTCAGATATCACCGTTTTCTCCGCCATCGGCGCCGTCTCTTCCACCAGCGCCGCAGCCGTCTCCGAGTGCTTAACAGGCCGGCTCTTCCTCGCAGCCACCGGTGTGAACTGATCGATCTATTGTAGAGACTAGAAAAGGGCATGTGTTGAAACGAGATTGTTTAGAGCCAGAGGGAATTTGTTTGAGACAGCAAGCTGCAAATCTATAGGACGAAGTGTAGGACTTGTCTCCTTTAATAGATTTTGCATGTGTGtgtttatttttaactttacataattttttttattatatgattctTGTTTGTTAAGCCTTTTTCAGGTTCATTAATAAGAACGAACGGTGGCAACCATTTGACCGCACATATCACATGATCACCTCTTGTCCCCACCAAACTACTAACCTCAtcattaaattacaaaatataaaaaaatccatCTAAAACCACCCAAACTATATAATTCTACTTAATTATACCATTAAATTTCAACTCGTTTAATTTCTAAAAGTTTTATAATGTTTACGTGATTTGTATGCTTAATGACACAAAATATTCAGAAAAAGTTGATACGTGTGACGTGTCTAGAT
This genomic interval from Brassica napus cultivar Da-Ae chromosome A6, Da-Ae, whole genome shotgun sequence contains the following:
- the LOC106352112 gene encoding leucine-rich repeat extensin-like protein 7: MRIFQPTLLSFAATIILFYISPVATASYSGSRQLLYVRDDPITIPPYFVFENVRLERAYVALQAWKRTMISDPWNLTLNWFGPRVCDYNGVVCSESLDDPSINKTVSGVDLNHGDIAGHLPEELGLLTDIALFHVNSNRFCGTLPLGFSQLSLLFELDLSNNRFAGKFPELVIGLPKLKYLDLRYNEFEGGLPESLFEKDLDALFLNSNRFTSKIPVNMGSSPVSVLVLASNRFDGCIPTSFSKMGKTLNEIILMDNGLQSCLPNDMGLLQNVTVLDISYNSLVGELPESMGQMESLEVLNVERNMFSGVIPEEICLLKNLREFIYGSNYFTGEPPTCRYLETYNSTMNCLKDVKVQRSTTECKVFLSKPVDCDSYKCSPVTSSCVCPGHLSPPPPQISPFSPPSAPSLPPAPQPSPSA